Genomic DNA from Amycolatopsis alba DSM 44262:
CGGACGGCGTGATGCTCGCCGAAGGCACACGGTGGAGCGAGGACGTCATCGGGACGAACGCGATGGGCACCACGCTCGCCACCGGGGAACCGGTGCAGATCTACTCCGCCGAGCACCTCGTGCGGACCTATCACGGCTGGACCTGCGCGGCGGCGCCCGTGCGCGACCCGGAGACCGGCACGCTGCTCGGGTCGATCGACGTCAGCGGTCCGCTGCGGACGGTCCATCCGGCGATGCTCGCGCTGGTCACGGCGGCCGCCCAGCTCGCCGAAGGCCAGTTGCGGGCCAGGATCGCGATGCGCGACGAGCGGCTGCGGGTCGCCAACATGACGCACCTGGAAGCGTTGCGCGGCACACCGGGCGCCCTGCTTTCGGCGAAGGGCCGCGTGCTGGCGGCCGAATCCTGCGGCGATCTTCCCGCCACCGTGGACGTCCGGCCCAGCGGCGGCGCGATCACCCTGCCCGATGGACGGCTCGGCACGGTGGAGCCGTTGCGCGAGGGGTATCTGCTGCGCCTGCGGAACCGGGGTCCGTCGAGGCGGCCGCGGCTCGCGCTGGAGTTCCTCACCGACGGCCCGCCATCGACCACAGTGGACGGTCGTGAAGTGCCGTTCACCTTGCGACACGCGGAGATCCTGACTCTGCTCGCCCTGCATCCAGGCGGCTTGTCGGCGGAACGGCTGGCACTGCTGCTCTACGGCGAGAGCGGCAACCCGGTGACCGTGCGCGCGGAGATCCACCGGCTGCGGACACAGCTCGGGTCGGACATCGTGCAGACCCGGCCGTACCGGCTCTCCGCCGAGGTCGACGCCGACTTCCTGCGGGTCCGCGCGGCGCTCAAACGGGGCGACGTCGCCGGTGCCGCGAACGCGTTCCGCGGTCCGCTGCTGGCCGAATCGGAGTCGCCCGCCATCCGCGAGGAGCGCGAGTCGGTCACCGCGTCGGTCCGGCGGGTCGCGCTCGGCAGCGGGGACGCGGCGGCGCTGTGGTCGTACTGGGAGACGCCCTGCGGTGCCGACGACGTCGAGATCGTCGACGCGCTGTGCCGGGTGCTCCCGGACGGCGACCCGCGGCGTGCCGTCGCCTTCACTCATCGTGGTCGCCTGAACCGCTGAGTAGACAGCGTCTACGTCAGTTTGATAGACAGTGTCTACAAGGTGAACTCGCGGTTACGGAGATCTGGATGGGCTACCAACGTTTCGTCGCGCTCGGCGACAGCTGCGCCGAAGGGCTGGCCGACCCGCATCCCGCTGGCGGCTTCTACCGCGGTTGGGCCGACTTCGTCGCGGCCCGTCTCGCCGAGGAAGAGCCCGGTTTCCGCTACGCCAACCTCGCGGTCCGCGGGCGCAGGCTCGACCAGATCCACGCCGAGCAGACCCCGGCGGCACGCGGGCTGCGGCCCGATCTGATCGCATTGTTCGGCGGCGGCAACGACGTGATGAGCCGGGGCTGGGACGCGCGCACGGTCGCGCGCCGGGTCGACACGGCCATCCGCGCCTGCACCGAGATCGCGCCGGTAGTCGTCACCTTCACCCTCAGCGACATCTCCCACCGCATGCCGATGGGTCACCGCATGCGCCCGCGCATCGTCTCGCTGAACGACGCCGTCCGCGAGGCGTCCGTCAGCTACGGCGCGACGCTCGTCGACCTCTGGCCGGACGACGCCACGCACGATTCCCGCTACTTCGGTCCGGATCGGCTGCACCTGTCCGAGCAGGGCCACCGGCGCCTGGCCGGGCACGTGCTCGGCAAGCTCGGCGTCACCCACGACCCAGCCTGGCTCGCCCCGCTGCCCGGTTCGGCAGGCCGCCCCGGCCTGCGCGCGGATCTGAACTGGCTGACGCGGGAGGTCCTCCCGGTCGCGGTCAGCCGGTTCCGCAACCGGCTCAGCGGCCGCCAGCCCGGCGACGGCTTCCTGCCGAAACGCCCGGACCTCCTACCCGTCCTCGAGGAGACCCGGTCATGGGCGCCCGAACCCGCCTGATCGACACCGCGGCGAACCTGCTGGCCGAAGACGGCGTCGGCGCGGTCACGCTGCGCGGGATCGCCAAGGCGGCCGGCGTCTCTCACGGCGCGCCGC
This window encodes:
- a CDS encoding helix-turn-helix domain-containing protein, with translation MAELPGGEASPRDPQAYARLLKDVHDAVLSGVPAPRSPRSIVSASWNRSLAAHVDPDTGVAPLVYDSGEVSGLRDEHPLAPVLPILRQTLVSIADDAEHMMIVTDAAGHILWREGAAGVLRRADGVMLAEGTRWSEDVIGTNAMGTTLATGEPVQIYSAEHLVRTYHGWTCAAAPVRDPETGTLLGSIDVSGPLRTVHPAMLALVTAAAQLAEGQLRARIAMRDERLRVANMTHLEALRGTPGALLSAKGRVLAAESCGDLPATVDVRPSGGAITLPDGRLGTVEPLREGYLLRLRNRGPSRRPRLALEFLTDGPPSTTVDGREVPFTLRHAEILTLLALHPGGLSAERLALLLYGESGNPVTVRAEIHRLRTQLGSDIVQTRPYRLSAEVDADFLRVRAALKRGDVAGAANAFRGPLLAESESPAIREERESVTASVRRVALGSGDAAALWSYWETPCGADDVEIVDALCRVLPDGDPRRAVAFTHRGRLNR
- a CDS encoding SGNH/GDSL hydrolase family protein, yielding MGYQRFVALGDSCAEGLADPHPAGGFYRGWADFVAARLAEEEPGFRYANLAVRGRRLDQIHAEQTPAARGLRPDLIALFGGGNDVMSRGWDARTVARRVDTAIRACTEIAPVVVTFTLSDISHRMPMGHRMRPRIVSLNDAVREASVSYGATLVDLWPDDATHDSRYFGPDRLHLSEQGHRRLAGHVLGKLGVTHDPAWLAPLPGSAGRPGLRADLNWLTREVLPVAVSRFRNRLSGRQPGDGFLPKRPDLLPVLEETRSWAPEPA